The DNA region ttcacacagagccaaaatgaatttggcatcaatggtggcatttacgacatgcattacatgaccgaaacccgcacgctctatgtaaggtacgcaccatgggtctggataaggcattgggtgtgaacgttgacgaaatttcttgggatcctttaaaaacaaacaatataaacaatcattatattggacttttaaaaactaattacaaacatacgaaagaggcaatgttcaagaaaaaacttacgaatgaggcaatgtttgccctagttcctctgtgttcttggcccatggtaagaagcgacatgactgcaatgtaggaagaagcttggtggatgagaagtttcgcctgagttctctgaataaaagtgttagtggttgatgaaaacttgcaagaatgaccctctatttatactcgttttcaagtagactgaatatgcaaaaatgtgacaagtgtaaggcatgcgtggtagtgttggcatgcattggtggaatctgatgatgcaaaaatgtgacaagtgtaaggcatgcgtgggaatcttgcagaataggtgcagactaggtggcagtgttgacatgcattggtgcagactaggtgggagttgtcttgtcttggggaagacttggtggaatctgatgatgcaaaaatgtgacaagtgtaaggcatgcgtggaaatcttgcagaataggtgcagactaggtggcaatgttggcatgcataggtgcagactaggtgggagttgtcttgtcttggggaaggcatgcatgggaatcttgcagaataggtgcagactaggtggtagtgttggcatgcattggtgcagactaggtggtagtgttggcatgcattggtgcagactagaTGGGAATCTTTCACGTGATTTATTGAGATTTGTTTTGtacagtgtcagactgtatagGTCAGATTAGAAGTTAAGTGTCACAGAGATAGTAGAATCCAATTTTAGCTTTGATATCCCCCAATAATTTATTTAAcggttgaaatttgactttcaaatatttattttaatGGTTATGGGTAATCGATCTTAAAATTCACCAAAAGTTTATTTGATTggaatgaaaaaaataaaataaaataataactGATATCAATATTTTGGTGTCTAAATATATTTCTCGAACACATTTACATTAGCATAATTTGTTACTATGATGCATAATAGAAACCACAAAAGTAGAGAGGCTAGTAATGTATTGCTCTTTATAAGTTAGAAATTTCAGGTTTAACATCAAAAGCACAAACTATAACAAGATGCAATATAGAAAACACAACGTTGGAATATCCTGTGTTGCATAAGCTCTTTGAATGGACCATAACAGTTTTTCCTAGTTGAATCACACAACGTTGGAATATCCTGTGTTGCATCCTTATCTGATTCTGGTAAACCATCAGGTATGGTCTCGAATTGAAAATCTGGGAGACCTTTCACAAACTCTTCTCCAAGAGATTTAATCAAACGTTTGTGGTTGAACTCGGTGTTGACAAAGGTTATGTGGAAACCGTTGCAACGGAAGAGTTTGGCTAACTGCATGGAAGGATTCACATGACCCTGTGCTGGAAATGGTACGAATACAGCATGTGGTTTTTGGGTTTGATTAGGACTGGAATCCATTTTAGATGGTTTTTCTTGAGAGTTTTTGTGATTTCAAATGTTAATTCTATGAGTTCACTGTATGCTTGTGAATAAATGTGGCTTTAGTTCTCCCTTGTTTTCGTTTAATCACTCCAAATATTTATCCAACATTTTTTATTTACCACCCCCTTGAGAGATGCATTGTCCTCATCAAAATGGGGGGAAATATGGataggtggataggttggcatgcgtgggaatctgccagacttggtggtgaagacttgatggggaacaggcatgcatgggaatctctgagactaagttcaggcta from Lathyrus oleraceus cultivar Zhongwan6 chromosome 1, CAAS_Psat_ZW6_1.0, whole genome shotgun sequence includes:
- the LOC127087380 gene encoding 7-deoxyloganetin glucosyltransferase-like codes for the protein MDSSPNQTQKPHAVFVPFPAQGHVNPSMQLAKLFRCNGFHITFVNTEFNHKRLIKSLGEEFVKGLPDFQFETIPDGLPESDKDATQDIPTLCDSTRKNCYGPFKELMQHRIFQRCVFYIASCYSLCF